A genome region from Mercenaria mercenaria strain notata chromosome 11, MADL_Memer_1, whole genome shotgun sequence includes the following:
- the LOC123532342 gene encoding sugar transporter SWEET1-like → MELVHMFGALCTASSFCFQLVGMQICYSIVKKGGTGDMSPFTFISYFVACSMWLKYGLIQKLPVVIAVNAYGATLNFIYTIIFYRFSTKKLQFHRFIFLGAAMLVSPLMYIRYYQTDVKLAMEHLGSYCVLLTVIGYGAPLVSLTDVWRTKSTESLSFVLIFANFMVAVLWTVYGGMIKDKYVQAPNVLGGILALIQLSLFIIYPSSQLKNLHAKTD, encoded by the exons ATGGAGCTTGTGCACATGTTTGGTGCACTATGTACAGCCTCATCATTCTGTTTCCAACTTGTAGGCAT gcAAATATGCTATAGTATAGTAAAGAAAGGTGGGACAGGAGATATGTCACCTTTCACCTTTATATCTTACTTCGTTGC GTGCTCAATGTGGCTGAAATATGGCTTAATACAAAAGTTACCTGTAGTTATTGCTGTAAATGCTTATGGTGCTACTCTCAACTTTATATATACCATCATCTTCTACAGATTTAGTACCAAAAAA TTACAGTTTCATCGGTTTATATTTCTCGGAGCGGCCATGCTGGTCTCCCCTTTGATGTACATCAGATATTACCAAACAGATGTTAAATTAGCAATGGAGCATTTAGGATCATACTGCGTTTTGTTGACTGTTATAGGATATGGTGCTCCATTAGTGTCCTTG aCTGATGTATGGAGAACGAAAAGTACAGAGAGTTTATCATTTGTGCTAATTTTTGCCAACTTCATGGTAGCAGTGCTATGGACAGTGTATGGAGgcatgataaaagataaatatgttCAG gcacCAAATGTTCTTGGAGGAATTCTAGCGTTAATACAACTGTCTCTTTTCATCATCTACCCATCGTCACAATTGAAAA